ttcactgtgtagtctcaaggtggccttgaactcatggtgatcctcctatctttgccttccaagtgctgggatcaaaggcatataccacaatgcccagctctagctcttcaattaaaaaaaaaatattatatatatatatatatttagttaggaaagagagggggagagaatgggcacaccagggcctccagccactgcaaactccagacatatgtgccacctgtgtatctgggcttatgtgggtactggggagttgaacctgggtccttaggctttataagtaagagccttaaccactaagtagaatctccagccctaaaaacatattttttatttcatttatttatttgaaagcaaagagatagagagaagagagacagagagaatgggcacaggagGCCCTCCAGCTGGTGCAcatgaattctagacacacatgccgctctgtacatctggctttacatgcgtactagGGACTTGAAGCATGgatgttaggccttgcaggcaagcaccttaactgctgagccatctctccagccccatctccaaTTCTTACAATAACCAGTGATTATGAATGAGCGAGTGATGGCTGGTCCCAGCGCCCACTCCCTTCATCTGCtgacctttctctctccctcttctccagcAGAAAGTCCCCCTGGGCTGAGGGAACGCCATGACAGAAGTTGGTTGGTGGAAGCTGACCTTCCTCCGGAAAAAGAAATCCACCCCTAAAGTGCTCTACGAGATCCCGGACACCTATGCTCAATCGGAGGGTGGCACAGAGCCACCTGGACCAGATCCTGGGGACCCCAAGAGCGACTTCAACACGCGTCTGGAGAAGATTGTGGACAAGAGCACCAAGGGCAAGCATGTCAAGGTGTCTAATTCAGGCCGCttcaaggagaagaaaaaagTTCGAGCCATGCTGGTGGAGAATCCCAATCTCTTTGATGACAGGGAGGACAAGGGACAGTGAAGGGGGTCAGGGAGGACGCTAGCCCCTCACTGCTCCCTGCCATTGGCAGAGGTCTGAGACAGGAGCTTGCCACGCTGGCCTCTTTGGTCATAGCTTATACCACAGGGGCAGTCGACACCTGCTGGCAGGAAATACCTGGTTCCTAGGTTTGTAATTATGTGCCCCAGCTTTGTGCAAGGCCTGGATAGCCCAGGGTCTTCCCCCTCACCATGACCACATACAAAGGCACTTTGTTCAGGATGAAAACTGCCACCCAGGAGATGTCGCCCTCCTGGGCACGGTGACACACATGACTCACAGGTATATGGCATGGCAGAGAGCAAAGGTAGCCAGAGGGGGCTCCGCCTCCGCCCTGGGCCCAGGGTCAAGGGTGAGTTTGAATTGCTGCTCCCTTTACTTTCGCTGCCTGTGCCTGCTCCCTGGGCCTATCCTACGAAAGGCATTTTCCAGAAGCCACGTGACAGAGGTGGTTTCCTTGGTGCCCAGGCAGAGATATTGAACTTGAGCTCACCTCTTAACACCAGTAATACACTTCCTGGAACTTTGCCCCCAGGACCGGAGGGGCAGAGGATCCAAGCACACTCTGGGGGTGCTGCAGGAGGAATGACCAGTGATCCCCCTGCACTCCTGCCTTGACTCACTTGCGTGCATGCAGAGCTGCACACCCTTAAAGGGAGGTCTCACTGGCCCAAGGGTCCCAACTCGGGGTAGTGAGTCCGGGAAGCTCAGTTAGGACCTAAAAGCAgccagtttctttctctttcccctgatAGTATTTGAGATAGATCAGCCCCAGAGGTGGATCCTGGAACCTCAAATTTGGttgggaaaaaacaacaacaacaacaacaaaggttatttcttttaataaacaAAATGCTGTAAAAGCAGAGAACCTGTTTATGCCCCGATCTTGGATTTATGGAAATGACTatttttctgcctctacctctgctcATGGAAGTAAAGTAACCTTCGGGCTCATACTGTTCCTTCAGACTTCAGGGTGATACTGTGGGTGATGAGTCACTATTTCACTACCATGCTAGGCTAGATGTGTAAGGGAACAGAGGGAGGAGCCAGTCACACCTGGGTGGTCAGGTCCTTCTGGAtaacagaaagggggggggggggccaggGGCTCCAAGAGACTGTGGCACGGCTTTGCTGACAGACCCAAAAATCTCGGTAGCTGAATTTGAGATCGGGATTCAAACCCTGTTGCCACCTCTTAAGCTGGGTGACCTTGGGGACACGTCTTAAAAGATTCCTCTGAAGCCAGATGTGACAGTGAAACCCTGATCCCAGCACTTGCTGAGTGAGAGGCTGGAGCACTGCAAGTCTCAGGTATGCCTGGGGGACTTGGTGAGACTCTTAcctttaaaaataacaacatagAACAAGACCTCCCCAAACTCCTCAGGCCTCAGTGCATGCTTCTAGAAAGGGGGCTGTGACACTTGTGTCACAGGGTGTGCTCCACAGGAAGTAGTCCCCCTATCACAGATGCTCAAATATTGGTttccagtctggagagatggcttagtcgttaaggcacttgcctgcaaagcctaaggacccaggttcgattccccagtacccatacaagccagatgcacaaggtggtgcacgcatctgaagttcctctgcagtgtctggaggccttggtgtgcccatcctccccatctgtgcctctctctttctctctcaaataaataaatatgggttccctagtcaggcatggtgacataagcctataatcccagcacttggaagattgACGCGGGAGGACCATGAGTtcggccagcctgaactacacagcaAGGTGCTCCCTCAACAAAAGaagtttccttcctccttcctttattGTAGAATGCCATAGACCCCAGAGCTTCAGTTTACGAACCCCTGTCCTATAatgttatatcttttttttttttttttttttttttttttttaaggtaaggtctcctcctaacccaggctgacctggaattctctacacagtctcagggtggccttgaactcacagcaatcctcctacctctgcctccagagtcctggtattttaagtcatgcaccaccacgccaggcttctaTAATGTCATATCTTATTTGAGCCACAAGTGAACTGGGAATTGAAAACAAATTGGCCAAATCTCTGAAATTCATGATGAGACAGGAAGAGACCAAGGTGGCCACGCAACAATGTGGTCCTGCAGCTTCAGGTCAGCTCCTTGCAGGCCACTGGGCCCACCCCACCCTAGGGAGCAATTTCTGGGGAAACTTACTGCCAAAACAAACAGATCTATCTGCACAAGGACACCTTTGTTAGGAGCCTCATCCAGGCCAGGGGGGACTTGGGAAGTGAAGGAGGCACAGGAGGGactgaaggaatgaaagaagtgaTCAGGGGTACTGAAACCCTAGGTCCTCTCCCACCTTTCCCCTCTACCCAAAACTTTCATATAGCCCCCCATGGAGGTGCTCAGACCTTCCACAACCTTACAGCCCAGCCCTCTAGTTTATGTACTGAGTGTCTATAACGGGGTACCTTGCCAATTCTTCTATCACTCCAACATGGAGACAGGTGCTCCTGTTGGTCCCATCTTCCAGTTGAGTTAGCTGAAGCCAAAAGGTTAAATCACTGGCCCCAGGTCAAGTGCCTGGTTCAACTCAGAGTTGACCTGTGCATgtgatcctccccccccccccccccccccgccctcctgTTCTTGAGTCTTATCTGCTGGAGGACCAGAAATTCAGCCATCTTCCgcagaaggggaagagggaggaaagagggccACGCTCAGGCGTTGGGTTTCTGGGGATGCTGTGCAGACACTGGAACCAGTGGGAGAGTCAAACAGCCGGGTGTCTCTTAGAACCCATATGTTAGGGTTCTCCTGCATCAGCCCATCCTGGACTTCCCTGAGACAAGACATAAGATTGAGCCCAATTTTgcgagttttaaaaaatttatctgtttaagaaagaggggcagatagaatgggaacaccagggcctccagccactgcaaatgaactccaaatgcatgtgccaccttgtgcatttggctttatgtgggtactaggaacttgaatctgggtccttaggcttcacaggcaagcgccttaaccgctaagccatctctccagcctctttgtttttttgaggcaggacctcgctgtagctcagggtgacatgGAACTTACTCTACTCTGTcgttcctggctggcctcaagctcacagtgatccttctgcctctgcctcctgagtgctaggattaatgacatgcaccaccacgcttggttagttttctttcttttttttttttctgattttatttttatttatttatttgagacagagagaggaagtgagaaaggatgcaccagggtcccctagccactgcagacgaactccagatgcatgtgcatctggcttacgtggtgacctggagaatcaaacctaggtccttaggttttgcaggcaagtgccttaaccactaagccatctctctctagcccagttttaaaaaacattttatttttattcatttatttgacatgacagagaaagagagagagagagtaagagaatgggcacaccagggcctccagccactgcaaatgaattccagacgtgtgcgcccccttgtgcatctggctaatgtgggtcctggggaattgaacctgggtcctttggttttgcaggcaaacaccttaactgctaagccatccctccagccccccagttttgcttgttttttgtttttgtgaggtagggtctcactctagctcaggctgacctggaattcactatgtagtctcagggtgaccttgaactcaaggcaattctcctacctctgcctcccatgtgctgggattaaagatgtgtaccacccaccatgcccggccagttttgtttttgaaacagggtctcatgtaaactggcttagaactcacatatatatatatatatatatatatatatatatatatatatatatatatatatatatatatatatgcaaagtcttattctagccaggctgatctgaaattcactatatagtctcaaggtggcctcaaattgacggcaatcctcctacctttgcctcctggtgctgggattaaaggcgtgtgccgccacgcccagcccATAAATGGCATTTTGTTGCTATCTACTCCAATACTGTTGTTACCCCTCTGAGAGGATCTCTTAGTGAGTCTGTGGTCCCTCTGTCTTCTGCGTGTCCACCCTGTTCACAGCCCCAGTCATCTCTGTAGGAATCTTTCAGGGAACTGTGTGTACACCCCTGAGCCAGAGGCCGGGCTGCCTGGGGTGAGATCAGGCTGCCCTGGGAACCTAAGCAAGGCAGCTGTAAGCTTCAGGAGatccaaggaggaggaggaaccgAGAAAGCAAATACGTGCAGGAGCCGGGAGAGGCTACGGGTTATCGACCACAGTTTCACTGGGACGCAACCCAAGCGGAGGAAGGGGGAGACGGGGAGGGCCGCCTGGAACTGGTCTCCACTGCCCAGAAGGGGCTGACCCTAACCAGTAGGCTCCCCCTGCTGGCCCCAGCCTGCATggcaagaaggagggaggagagtccTGTAAATTCCCCagtccccttccccaccaccaggcCCCTGGTAGGGGGGGTGCCAGACAAGGCCAAGTTAAACATTAATATCACACATGGCTGATGGGCTTTTATTACACACTTGTACAGCGACTGACGGATAGAGAGCTGAAAAGCAACAGCCGAGACATGCTCCAAGCTGAGGGACACGCAGCTCTCATAACAGGGGTAGGGTACAGCATTTCTCTATGTCTACCTACCCACTCATATAAAAGTCACAGTCCATGGCACAACAGCAAGAAGGGTGAGGTAGGCAAGGGCACCCAGCAGGCAACACAAGGTCCATGTGCACCCAGCTGAAGGAGGGATCTGCACAGAAGGTTGCCTTGGGAGAAGCcctatcagtaatagacagaaaTGCACACCCATAACGTCAAAAGAAGCATAGTGTCTAGAGgaacaagttcgaggccagccagtaCGAACAGCAGTCTG
This is a stretch of genomic DNA from Jaculus jaculus isolate mJacJac1 chromosome 9, mJacJac1.mat.Y.cur, whole genome shotgun sequence. It encodes these proteins:
- the Prr15l gene encoding proline-rich protein 15-like protein, which gives rise to MTEVGWWKLTFLRKKKSTPKVLYEIPDTYAQSEGGTEPPGPDPGDPKSDFNTRLEKIVDKSTKGKHVKVSNSGRFKEKKKVRAMLVENPNLFDDREDKGQ